A single region of the Vigna radiata var. radiata cultivar VC1973A unplaced genomic scaffold, Vradiata_ver6 scaffold_366, whole genome shotgun sequence genome encodes:
- the LOC106779535 gene encoding uncharacterized protein LOC106779535 produces the protein MKTSMGLSPFQLVYGKACHLLVEMEHKALWALKFLNFDPHETQSKRRRQLLELEEMGLHAYDSSRSYKEKVKFYHDKKLIKRAFNPRQQVLLFSSRLKLFPGKLKSKLSGPFIIKHVHPHGAVELVNPAASDPQKSWVVNGQRLKHYLGGEVEQLSTMMKLVDP, from the coding sequence ATGAAGACTTCTATGGGTTTATCACCCTTTCAGTTGGTGTATGGGAAAGCATGTCACTTGCTAGTGGAGATGGAGCATAaagctttgtgggctttgaagtttttaaattttgatcctcatgaaaCTCAAAGCAAACGTAGAAGGCAACTATTAGAGCTTGAAGAGATGGGGTTACATGCATATGACTCATCTAGAAGTTATAAGgaaaaggtaaaattttatcatgacaagaagttgATAAAGAGAGCTTTCAACCCTAGGCAGCAGGTGTTATTATTTAGTTCAAGGTTGAAGTTATTTCCTGGAAAATTGAAGTCAAAATTGTCGGGGCCTTTCATAATAAAGCATGTACATCCTCATGGAGCAGTTGAGTTGGTGAATCCAGCTGCTAGTGATCCACAGAAAAGTTGGGTGGTGAATGGTCAAAGACTTAAGCATTACCTGGGAGGAGAAGTGGAACAACTTTCCACGATGATGAAGTTGGTGGACCCTTAA